AATCACCTGGTCGATCGATTCAAGGACTGGTGTTCCGCCGTCCCCGCTCGTCTGCTCGGCGAGTTTCGCCGCAATCGACTCAGACAGAGGTTCTCCGATTCGGGCCGGTAACGAGAGTCCCTGATCATCGCTAGAGTAGACCCGCTCTCGCTCGCCACGAGCGCCTTTGAGAAAGACCTCTTTCAGATCAAACCCTGCTCGGCCGGCTCCTAACCCTCGATTCGCCATTTCGTTGATCGCGTGTAAGAAAAAGGGGGAGTAGTCGATCGCTTTGCCGATCAGTACTAGTCCGAAGCGCAACTCATCTCCAATGTTGAACCGTCTTGGCCGGTCGGGGAAAACAACTGAACTCACTACCGAGGCCGGCGTAGAGATCTGTCGTTGCGGAACCGAAGCCCGCGTATCAAGAGCGCCTTCAGCATTGGCGCATCTGTTCGCTTCCGGTGACTTCGTTTGAGAGGAGTTCGCAGACTGAACAGCCGAAGCCGCGGACGAAGCCGCCGCCATTACGTTGGCGGCCGGGACTCGCCACACCCGTCGAACCGGGTTCTCGACCAGGGGCGGTTCTATGAGGAAGGGCAGCGGTGCGTGAGTTTGTCCGCGCAACTCCTTGATCTCGGGCGGAACGGGCGTCTCGAACAAGTAAGGATAAGCGCAGGTATCCAGCAACGGACATCGCCGGCAGTCGCGGTGTTCGACAACGCAGGCGGCGTCTTTCAGCGCATGGCCCAATGCGCCTCTGAGAGTCGAACCGAGATACGGCGGCAGTACCGTCTGTTCTCGCGCGCGCAGCGTTACGTCGAAGCGCGCGATATCCAATCTGTCGAAGTCCTGACACCGCATAGGGGCTCCATGCGATACTTCCGATTGCGAAGTCTCGATCGCGAGTTGTTAACTTCAAACCGGCGAGGGGTCGTGAGGCCAAGGCCGATCGTTTTGCAGTTAAGAATAAGCTCGCTTGGGTCAGCGGGGTCGAGCGAGTCAGATTTCATTTAGATACGTTCAGACTAATTGTCTCGAAGTGCGGGGCTGCTACTCCGACTTCGAAGACGGCGGCATTGTACGTGGAACCATGCTTCCATGCAAGAAAAGAAAAGAAAAATACTATTGGGATTGGGTCGCCTTTTCTATAGGCTTCGGCGGCTGCTGTCTTCCACTGCTTGGTCTGCTCTTTCTTTGGAAGATGCTGGAGTAAACACCCCGCTTGTGAAAGCGAGGCAGGTTCACTCAAATGCGCTTTCGCCTGTCAGGCGAACTCACGCTCTTGAATGCGCCTGATTCTAACGCTCGGCAAAAATGGAAGGCATAAAGAAAGACTCCACCTGACCGTTTCAATATACCATCAAGAAGTTCAGATGACTGGAATACCTCGGGCAATCTTGCACTTAAGTAAGTGCGCAATAGGTTGTGATTAGTTTCGTCTGAAGAATGTACGCTGAGCTGCACAAACTCTTTCAGCTCCCGTTCCTCGCCACGACTCCCAGCCTTCAAGCTTTCGATATCTTTTTGAATCTTTGGCCGTAACCCTTCTCGACTGCTCAGGAGTATGTCAATAACGCTCGGCATCTACTCCCACGTCGCTCCATCGATGCAGGAAAACGCTTCGGCGAAGATCACGAACGAGATGTACGGAAGGCGGAAGTCACACAAAGGACAAAACGAGCGGGAACGGTGAGAAGTGATGGAATCCGTAAACTGCTTTCAGCAAAGGTTTGCAGTATGGCTGGGAGGCAGGGATTCGAACCCCGATAAGCAGAGTCAGAGTCTGCTGTCCTACCGTTGAACGACCTCCCAGCAAACGTCCAAACTATATCGGCCCGCGGATTTTATTGTCAAGTTTTGCGCCCGATGACAACAGGTCTGCGCCTGCTCTGCTTCGACTTTCCTCCCACCTTTGCTAATGTATCTCCTTCGCGAAACTCACTTGCCGCTGAGGCGCCGGCCGAAATCGACACGAACGAATAAGCGAACGCTGGTCAGTGATCAATGTTAGGAGGCTCCCTATGACGTGTTTCAGAAAGCTGATCATTCTTACTCTTGTGCTGTTGCTCGCTCAGCCCTAGCACTCTTTCAGCCAGTTCTCACCGTCACGAATGAAACTGTGAGCGCTTGCTAGCGCAGCGTTGGCAAAGTAGCATTGCAGCGAACTTCGGGGGTAGGATCGCGTGACGTTATCACCAAGTCTCAACCAGAAGTTCGAGCGCTCAATGCAATACTTTCAACATCGTGTGTATCGGCGAACGTCAATCGTGTCTCTTATGCTGCTTGCCTCTCTCGCTCTTGGCTGCACCAACGCGGCTAAGGGAACCAACGCAAACTCGACCGCCTCGAGTCCAAACGGCAAAGGCAACGCGAACGCCGGCCCACGCTCGACCAGCAGCCAGTCCGCCGCTATCGACATCAAAGAGCCCGAACGTTACAGCGTGTCGATGACCATAAGCGCGCAAGCGGCTTCCGAAGCTCCTTCACCAATGGCGACGCAGCAGTTCGGCTTCGCGAAACTGGGAGCGGACCGGCGGTGGACCTTCATGTTACCGGCGCCACTCGGTCAGACGGTGTACCTGGAAAAATCGGGGTTGAAGTATCTGGTTCTCCTCGACCGCAAACAATATGTTGAGCTTATGCCGGAAGCGCTCGGGGTCCAGTTGGGTGGCATGTTGACGCCCGGCGCGATCGCCGAACGCTTGAAGTCCCGAGCGCAGCACGAACAGCTCGGGCTGGATACGATCAACGGGCGCCCCGCGATCAAGTATCGGTTAACCGGTTCCGGCGACGCTTCGAGGCAGATGGACGGCATGATCTTTGTGGATCGGGAAACAGGCTTGCCGCTTCGTTGTGAGATGAACCTGGTATTGCCGGCGGGAACAAAGTCGCGAGTGATTGTCGAAGCGCGTGACCTTCAGCTTAGTCCGGATCGCGCGCAGTTCGACGTGCCCGCCGGAATGAAAAAGGTCTCGCCGCAAGAGGCAAAGCAGCAAGTCGAAGGCTTCGCCAGCGCTCTTCGACTTTTCGCAGACATAATGAGCGGCGCCCAGCCGGCGGCACTTGCTGAGGCCGCTCGACCGATCGCCAACAAAAATGCGAGCGGGCGCACGCGATAGAGCGTCAGCGAACCTGGAGCTCAAGCAGCCGGCTAACGAATCCGCATTGCACCTCGGGGTAAGACAAGATATGCAAAACACCTTGCGATCGGCTGGCGCACGAGTCGCGATGATACTGGTGATGTCGTGTATGGGGTTTTCGCTTGCGA
This window of the Acidobacteriota bacterium genome carries:
- the cas6 gene encoding CRISPR system precrRNA processing endoribonuclease RAMP protein Cas6, whose translation is MRCQDFDRLDIARFDVTLRAREQTVLPPYLGSTLRGALGHALKDAACVVEHRDCRRCPLLDTCAYPYLFETPVPPEIKELRGQTHAPLPFLIEPPLVENPVRRVWRVPAANVMAAASSAASAVQSANSSQTKSPEANRCANAEGALDTRASVPQRQISTPASVVSSVVFPDRPRRFNIGDELRFGLVLIGKAIDYSPFFLHAINEMANRGLGAGRAGFDLKEVFLKGARGERERVYSSDDQGLSLPARIGEPLSESIAAKLAEQTSGDGGTPVLESIDQVIATTLSQLARPASDSVARAVDSHSSLTLRFLTPARIRVKDDLQTGLSFQLLVRSLLRRVSMLAAVHGSGRMQLDYRGLIEQAGSARVVRSTLRWWDLERYTDRQETKLRVGGLIGEVEYEGRVIDEFMPLICAGELLGVGTGTSLGLGRYQISAGEKRKV